In Saccharomycodes ludwigii strain NBRC 1722 chromosome III, whole genome shotgun sequence, one DNA window encodes the following:
- the PPN2 gene encoding putative serine/threonine-protein phosphatase (similar to Saccharomyces cerevisiae YNL217W | putative protein of unknown function) gives MVNITNASTNYKKPNDNENEESSLMLEHTQLYYNTDVAIDDTNIRNKHSYKTRFLSTTLFFIAGIIMVLLTIMILFSYVTGEITNFIENKIENFPIIDKNGFINSDNTDNLLFIGDVHGEYSYLMDLIDSVEKDNNTPTTYVLLGDFISKGPESTKVVDWIIENQDQVKCVLGNHEISVISALLNNNKMIRKLNKLLKKKFGNNENNKKYFDNDDLIEDGFIPIRFSTGNSSDSIEYFILDSNIITKKHKILANNLGWDRLGFIANHCNVMLKYNISTSHSLVAVHAGILPNEVDNPSIRNAVSMKYVDKNDWSNTSKFKFDNSVPWYKLWRKNKESDTPTSTILYGHNAKKGLNLRPYTKGLDSRCVKGGELSGLLYEHESKNAIDVDKSKKHKKSADFQEPTLYQVDCH, from the coding sequence ATGGTTAACATTACTAATGCGAGtacaaattataaaaagcCTAAcgataatgaaaatgaagagTCATCCTTGATGTTAGAGCACACACAATTATATTACAATACTGATGTTGCTATTGATGACACTAATATTCGCAATAAGCACTCTTATAAAACAAGGTTTTTATCAACaacactttttttcattgctGGAATTATTATGGTACTTTTAActataatgatattattctCCTATGTAACCGGTGAGATTACAAATTTTATCGAAAACAAGATAGAAAATTTCCCCATAATAGATAAAAACGGGTTTATCAACAGTGATAACACCGATAATCTACTTTTCATTGGTGATGTGCATGGGGAATACAGCTACTTAATGGATTTAATAGATTCAGtagaaaaagataataatacacCCACCACATATGTTTTATTGGGTGATTTTATATCGAAGGGCCCCGAATCTACAAAAGTTGTTGATTGGATTATCGAAAATCAAGATCAGGTAAAATGTGTACTAGGAAACCACGAAATATCAGTAATCTCtgctttattaaataacaacaaaatgattagaaaactaaataaattattgaaaaaaaagtttggtaataatgaaaataacaaaaaatattttgacaATGATGATTTAATAGAAGATGGGTTTATACCCATTAGGTTTTCTACCGGCAACAGCAGCGACTCAATTGAATATTTCATATTAGATTCTAATATAATTAccaaaaaacataaaatattGGCAAATAACTTGGGTTGGGATAGGTTAGGGTTTATAGCTAATCATTGCAACGTAATGCTAAAATACAATATCTCCACCAGCCATTCATTAGTTGCGGTTCATGCCGGTATTTTACCCAATGAAGTGGACAATCCTTCTATTAGAAATGCGGTGTCCATGAAGTatgttgataaaaatgattggTCTAACACTTCAAAATTCAAGTTTGATAATTCTGTACCTTGGTACAAGCTGTGgaggaaaaataaagagaGCGATACCCCAACCAGTACCATTTTATACGGTCATAATGCCAAAAAAGGTCTAAACCTAAGACCATATACTAAGGGTTTGGATTCAAGGTGTGTTAAGGGCGGAGAATTAAGTGGGTTGTTATATGAACATGAATCAAAAAATGCGATCGATGTTGATAAAAGCAAAAAGCACAAAAAAAGTGCTGATTTTCAAGAGCCTACATTGTATCAAGTTGATTGTCACTAG
- the RAP1 gene encoding DNA-binding transcription factor RAP1 (similar to Saccharomyces cerevisiae YNL216W | RAP1 | Repressor/Activator site binding Protein) has protein sequence MSDDKKIGTIANDSDFDSVHDNSDGYISAPEDITKNNSQIQLHRSNTDNASTPTPDATNITPNETSKQTENLTNINKSLFANISFSIMEKNVGTLQYTQLANTIEKYGGKCSKYSASDSNNREDFDIILADSITDATLDNVNVLKPAFIEKCIETNSIVDMNLFKAEIESIDTELQHESYKSIPDSPPSVNIKKRSISDRQNEERVEEEDNEEENNEEEDVEGTNYADLINQEDNGTVNTHDVNNNNNSNDISNNPIGTTDITDLNFSKRKHIETNSNVAIDTTENNANNKNNNDPSVNDLIAGTSETNNNTSFQSNIKNNSENNSNIQNEKPITAAHNKSQRVYVANNALVASKMNFTPEEDQFILDVVRKNPRKRDTHSLFHEISNYLGAHTGNSIRHRFRTQLSDKLDWVYETDESGDLIKDANGQYIKTNVKPPGLKKNYTAEEDYNLCIAIKKQFYVDLYQVDPDTKEPLATNGTAISNSNDSARKQITLNKFPTIPGTEPDFKSFKVEDRRGPLSRDFFKNFNQIYPQHPPVSWRDRYRKFALKYGVDNYIQYYEECLEKGEIPTPMKNLTSRKERSLRKTQPGNYARTVKPIDNTSAQNFEHLLTQLAKEPVFNQQQHTGNKNNNTDNDTSKQNSNAATAAALAAAAAAIGGRNKKTIEDLAGTHDSIIELIMNPHFTSANQPVSVTTTAATAVAANSLDNIIVTTPSDASDAANKGDLKKVDIILSSQDINDKIKDIKFPSSITEDRKIFTPNFEKFTTSNQFFEQLKFFVKKTLKLTEPEEIVDGMTKELAINSDFAVDVLKAVHGDRILIFFYFLYMFYNGENPPQNIRGIWTEEDNIDVMSQNQAKLQRVIDKHTEPVCIDRIEFLKETLEDSDED, from the coding sequence ATGTCAGACGATAAAAAGATTGGTACCATTGCAAATGATTCAGATTTTGATTCCGTTCACGACAATTCAGATGGCTACATAAGCGCACCGGAAGATATTACTAAGAATAACTCGCAAATACAACTTCATCGGAGCAATACTGATAATGCTTCGACTCCTACTCCTGATGCTACTAATATTACCCCCAATGAAACTTCCAAGCAAACAGAAAATCTCACCAAcattaataaatctttattcGCTAACATTAGCTTTTCCattatggaaaaaaatgtcGGTACCCTACAATATACCCAGCTAGCTAATACAATTGAGAAATACGGTGGTAAATGTTCTAAATATTCAGCTAGTGATAGTAATAATCGTGAAGACTTTGACATTATTTTGGCCGATTCTATCACTGACGCTACCTTGGATAATGTCaatgttttaaaaccaGCTTTCATCGAAAAGTGTATCGAGACTAATAGCATAGTCGATATGAATCTTTTTAAAGCTGAAATAGAGAGTATTGATACAGAATTACAACATGAGAGTTATAAATCTATTCCAGATTCACCTCCATCAGTTaatattaagaaaagaTCTATTAGTGATAGACAAAATGAAGAACGTgtggaagaagaagataatgaagaagaaaataatgaagaagaagatgtgGAGGGCACAAACTATGCCGATTTAATTAATCAAGAAGATAATGGTACTGTTAATACTCAtgatgttaataataataataatagtaatgacATTAGCAATAACCCAATTGGTACAACTGACATAACtgatttgaatttttccaaaagaaAACACATCGAAACCAACAGTAATGTTGCAATTGATACTACTGAAAATAAcgctaataataagaacAATAATGATCCCAGTGTCAATGATCTCATTGCTGGCACATCCGaaaccaataataacacctCTTTTCAatctaatattaaaaataattctgaaaacaatagcaatatacaaaatgaaaaaccCATTACGGCCGCCCATAATAAAAGTCAAAGAGTTTATGTTGCCAATAATGCTTTAGTTGCTAGTAAAATGAACTTTACCCCTGAAGAGgatcaatttattttagatGTTGTCAGGAAAAACCCTAGAAAACGTGATACTCATAGTTTATTTCATGAAATTTCTAATTATTTGGGTGCTCATACTGGTAATTCCATTAGACACAGATTTAGAACCCAATTATCTGATAAATTAGACTGGGTATATGAGACCGATGAAAGTGGTGACTTAATCAAAGATGCAAATGGGCAATATATCAAGACTAATGTTAAACCACCCGgtttgaagaaaaattatactGCAGAGGaagattataatttatGTATTGCTATAAAGAAACAATTTTATGTTGATTTATATCAAGTCGATCCGGACACAAAAGAGCCTTTAGCAACAAATGGCACGGCCATTAGCAATAGCAATGATTCTGCGCGTAAGCAAATCACTTTAAACAAATTTCCTACCATACCGGGAACAGAACCtgattttaaatcttttaaagtGGAAGATAGACGTGGTCCTCTATCAAGAGATTTCTTTAAGAATTTTAATCAAATATATCCTCAACATCCCCCTGTTTCTTGGAGAGATAGATATAGGAAGTTTGCTTTAAAATATGGAGTGGATAATTATATTCAATATTATGAGGAATGTCTTGAAAAAGGCGAAATACCAACTCCAATGAAGAATTTAACTAGTAGAAAGGAAAGATCTCTCAGAAAAACACAGCCTGGCAACTATGCAAGAACGGTAAAACCTATCGATAACACTTCTGCCCAAAATTTCGAACATTTATTAACACAACTAGCAAAAGAACCAGTTTTTAATCAGCAACAACATACTggcaataaaaataataatactgataACGATACTAGTAAACAGAACAGTAACGCTGCTACTGCTGCTGCTTTGGCTGCTGCAGCTGCCGCTATTGGCGGCCGCAATAAAAAGACCATTGAAGATCTGGCTGGTACTCACGATTCAATCATAGAGCTGATCATGAATCCACATTTTACTTCTGCAAACCAGCCTGTTTCTGTTACGACAACCGCTGCCACGGCTGTAGCTGCTAATAGTTTAGATAATATTATAGTGACTACACCTAGTGATGCATCTGATGCAGCTAACAAAGGTGATTTAAAGAAGGTTGacattattttatcttcccaagatattaatgataaaatcaAGGATATCAAGTTCCCGTCTTCAATAACTGAAGATAGGAAAATTTTTACCcctaattttgaaaaatttaccaCTTCTAACCAATTTTTCGAACAActcaaattttttgttaaaaaaactttaaagcTTACGGAGCCTGAAGAAATTGTAGATGGTATGACAAAAGAATTAGCTATTAACAGCGATTTTGCCGTTGATGTATTAAAAGCAGTACATGGTGATagaattttgattttcttttatttcttataCATGTTTTATAATGGAGAAAATCCACCTCAGAATATTAGGGGCATTTGGACTGAGGAAGATAACATTGATGTAATGTCTCAAAATCAGGCAAAATTACAAAGAGTTATTGACAAACATACAGAACCGGTTTGTATCGACAGAatagaatttttaaaggaaaCTCTAGAAGATTCTGATGAAGATTAG
- the IES2 gene encoding Ies2p (similar to Saccharomyces cerevisiae YNL215W | IES2 | Ino Eighty Subunit) yields the protein MVRSNNTAGSGKSTRLRKTQVKNYDEQQLLNNDEDYYFYGDETAENGNIEEENITLDNFNSGTRTSTKNKKKNRTANSGHNAKSGTRISSTSAYMNSGRRTIQKNFKSEIPSRVSTRLTNRQRTNFAESDEDNDDAGENSDYDDEIVSKPNRTSHRRLVATLSNEAEELKLEDMGMNKEVLSKKNSLRSKIVIPDEEEGEEEEEDDDDAMMVANDDDDVNGDADEEEEEEENEEENEEEEEEENEEEEEEEEEENEEEENEEEGNEEEENEEEGNEEENEEENEENANEDKDDEDTVNNRNSNRLTEEEIQLRRAENARKRKTINERKLEEEKRDTINKLLKRRANKSRSRQSGNHNDSDNDGENNDNDYNNGMNGRIHKPRRIYDNKGMRRIFYKPNGDILYALNHNASGTEASNDTVG from the coding sequence ATGGTGAGGAGCAATAACACTGCCGGCAGTGGTAAATCCACTAGGCTAAGAAAAACTCAAGTAAAGAATTATGACGAGCAGCAACTCCTCaataatgatgaagattattatttttatggaGATGAAACTGctgaaaatggaaatatagaagaagaaaatataaccTTGGATAATTTTAACTCTGGTACCCGCACTAGCAccaagaataaaaaaaaaaatagaactGCTAATTCGGGTCACAATGCTAAGTCAGGGACTCGTATTAGCTCCACTTCTGCTTATATGAATAGCGGAAGAAGAAccatacaaaaaaatttcaaatcGGAAATACCTTCACGAGTATCTACCAGGCTAACAAATAGACAGAGGACAAATTTTGCAGAATCTGATGAAGACAATGATGATGCGGGAGAGAATAGCGATTATGACGATGAAATAGTTTCTAAACCAAACAGAACTTCCCATAGACGTTTGGTAGCTACTTTAAGCAATGAAGCTGAGGAACTAAAACTAGAAGATATGGGAATGAATAAAGAAGTACTCAGCAAGAAAAATTCTTTAAGAAGTAAAATAGTAATACCAGATGAAGAAGAGggggaagaagaagaagaagatgatgatgatgctATGATGGTAGCTAacgatgacgatgatgTTAATGGTGATGCCgatgaagaggaagaagaagaagagaacGAGGAGGAGaatgaggaagaagaagaagaagaaaatgaagaagaagaagaagaagaagaagaagagaatGAGGAAGAAGAGAATGAGGAAGAAGGGaatgaggaagaagaaaatgagGAAGAAGgaaatgaagaagaaaatgaagaagaaaacgAGGAAAACGCAAATGAAGataaagatgatgaagatacTGTTAACAATAGAAATTCTAACAGATTaacagaagaagaaatacAATTAAGAAGAGCAGAGAACGCTCGTAAACGTAAAACTATCaatgaaagaaaattagaagaagaaaaaagggatactataaacaaattgttaaaaagaAGAGCAAACAAAAGTAGATCTAGGCAGTCTGGCAATCATAATGATTCTGATAACGATGGTGAAAATAACGATAATGActataataatggtatGAACGGAAGAATTCATAAACCGAGAAGAATATATGATAATAAGGGCATGCGTcgtattttttataaaccaAATGGTGATATATTGTATGCCTTGAATCACAATGCTTCAGGAACTGAAGCCAGTAATGACACTGTTGGGTAA
- the GYP7 gene encoding GTPase-activating protein GYP7 (similar to Saccharomyces cerevisiae YDL234C | GYP7 | Gtpase-activating protein for Ypt7 Protein) — MSSGVLLYCKSKVYIHPTNRTSENVPGFLIVYKKLSTDPDSNSIITWCREDAFQTSPSSRSNNKKNILSQLLEADLEFAAKYQPTSTSTKNSYPTIRIDTSQLLLCSDWQIFISSVYSIQFRVPSSWWFGSIVINSKAKNIDDNIPVLFFHDDVCPSTKRIQKKMMMENFDPFNKDQDLYWGGDDFKQFLTTICDLQSVNNASSDDASSDILSSKNNARGNNIYLVNPTLEDLRNFKSNIQNLDKKPASPTSKNKSTGVYDSLNKQKWTILGKIADYTAKLTTPSYVPNLLSSYSPVLEKFLNDKYVNNLLKSSPQLQQASDDFESARVYLAKWALNVKQEAEKYRNVYENLSNDMDNMVTDEEIHVALERSHPLTLAKWESMFDEQGRLNVTVHETKDFIFHGGCENNEVRRQVWLFLLGVYPWDSSKDEREQLLKSLESIYFSSYKNLWFGDQVPSDMTKEHWKDEVFKIDKDVKRNDRHLNIYKHNTETGKLVNSDDQEMDSEVDDSNWVIINPHLNTLKSILMSYNVYNPDLGYCQGMTDLLSPIYYILQDEVLSFWAFVNFMDRMERNFLTDQSGIKEQMLTLAELTQLMLPDLMKHLTECDSSNLFFCFRMILVWFKRDFQDEQIWKIWEIFWTDYYSSQFQLFFMLAILQKNSLPVINNLKSFDDILKYFNDLKDLDWEDLMVRAELLFIKFQKIVAFVDGQNSLISDAPANPNTTGTGTGAEANIPIEDKLTKLSLHDPKKEFIISDRLRTLLSKRIIIQREKKSF; from the coding sequence ATGTCATCCGGTGTTTTGTTATACTGCAAATCAAAAGTTTATATTCATCCAACAAATAGAACCTCTGAAAATGTTCCAGGGTTTTTGattgtttataaaaaacTATCCACCGATCCAGATAGCAATAGCATTATTACATGGTGTAGAGAAGACGCTTTTCAAACATCGCCATCATCCAgaagtaataataagaaaaatatattgtcCCAGTTATTAGAAGCAGACTTAGAATTTGCAGCTAAGTATCAACCAACCAGTACAAGTACCAAAAATTCCTATCCTACAATTCGTATAGATACTTCGCAATTACTATTATGTTCAGATTggcaaatttttatttcatctGTATACTCTATTCAATTTAGAGTACCAAGTTCCTGGTGGTTTGGTTCTATTGTTATCAACTCCAAAGCTAAAAACATAGATGATAATATTCCAGTACTGTTTTTCCACGATGATGTTTGTCCTTCTACCAAAAggatacaaaaaaaaatgatgatgGAAAATTTTGATCCATTCAACAAAGATCAAGACTTATACTGGGGTGGCGACGATTTTAAGCAATTTTTAACAACAATTTGTGATTTACAAAGTGTTAATAATGCATCTTCAGATGATGCATCATCCGACATTTTAagttcaaaaaataatgccAGGGGTaacaatatttatttagtcAATCCCACATTGGAAGATTTAAGGAATTTCAAATCAAATATTCAGAACCTAGATAAAAAGCCCGCATCTCCCACATCGAAAAATAAGAGCACTGGAGTATATGACTCTTTAAATAAGCAAAAGTGGACTATTCTAGGGAAAATCGCAGATTATACAGCTAAATTAACCACACCTAGCTACGTACCTAATTTGTTATCTAGTTACTCTCCAGTTCTGGAAAAATTTCTGAATGATAAATATGTAAATAATTTGCTTAAATCGTCGCCACAATTACAACAAGCCTCTGATGATTTTGAAAGTGCCAGGGTTTATTTGGCTAAGTGGGCTTTAAATGTCAAACAAGAAGCCGAAAAGTATCGGAACGTTTACGAAAATTTGAGTAATGACATGGATAACATGGTTACCGATGAAGAAATACACGTGGCCCTAGAAAGATCACATCCTTTAACTTTGGCGAAGTGGGAATCAATGTTTGATGAACAAGGAAGGTTAAATGTAACAGTTCATGAAACcaaagattttattttccatgGTGGGTGTGAAAACAATGAAGTCAGAAGACAAGTctggttatttttattgggTGTTTATCCATGGGATTCAAGCAAAGATGAAAGAGAACAGTTGTTGAAAAGCCTTGAGAgtatatattttagttCCTATAAAAATCTGTGGTTTGGTGATCAAGTTCCAAGCGACATGACTAAAGAACATTGGAAAGATGAAGTTTTCAAGATTGACAAAGATGTTAAGAGAAATGATAGACAcctaaatatatataaacataatACAGAAACTGGTAAACTTGTGAATTCTGATGATCAAGAAATGGATTCTGAAGTAGATGATTCCAATTgggttattattaatccACATTTAAATACATTGAAAAGCATATTAATGTCTTATAACGTTTATAATCCAGATTTGGGGTATTGTCAGGGTATGACTGATTTGTTATCTCccatatattatattttacaGGATGAGGTTTTAAGTTTTTGGGCATTCGTTAATTTTATGGATCGAATGgaaagaaattttttaactgaCCAAAGTGGGATCAAAGAACAAATGTTAACTTTGGCAGAATTAACTCAATTAATGTTACCTGATTTAATGAAGCACTTAACTGAATGTGATTCTTcgaatttatttttttgttttcggATGATATTGGTTTGGTTTAAAAGGGACTTCCAAGATGAGcaaatttggaaaatttggGAGATATTTTGGACAGACTATTATTCTTCTCAATTTCAACTATTTTTTATGTTGGCTAtcctacaaaaaaatagtttacctgttattaataatttaaaatcttttgatgatattttgaaatactTTAACGATTTGAAAGATTTGGATTGGGAGGATCTAATGGTTCGTGCTgagttattatttattaaatttcaaaaaatcgTTGCTTTTGTGGATGGACAAAATAGCTTAATAAGCGATGCCCCTGCGAACCCAAATACTACTGGTACTGGCACTGGCGCTGAGGCAAATATACCAATCGAAGACAAATTAACTAAACTATCGCTACATGATCCTAAGAAGGAGTTTATTATAAGTGATAGATTGAGGACACTTTTGTCTaaaagaataattattcaaagggaaaaaaaatctttttaa
- the MFG1 gene encoding Mfg1p (similar to Saccharomyces cerevisiae YDL233W | MFG1 | Morphogenetic regulator of Filamentous Growth): protein MYTTTVNNGNKRVINPVEMNSKNSSNSGSPMYNNNFNGNNSNANPSAFANGIHLTTSNDPSHIVMNQQQQPQPHQPLQPPLQQPLPQQPLPQQPLPQQPLPHQPLPQQPSQQPSRQQPQQPRQQPPQQPPQQPPRQQPPQQPPRQQLPQQPSQQPPQQPSQQPPQQPPQQPPQQPPQSQQKRNHTTNDTHNNKISVPPYPMRKYLANMAVLRVHEIINMFLLVGEIPHRYSIQHWNKFVSESFTPHGIVKYSMKNNGLDIRKFELTVPLFPKFLHDWFNSGIVRFEIVPQQLRSQVLSNGTVFFECPCCTFTRYYVDGSYVTRFYQLKGIFDPWLKIEWLDFYAHSFVPGIEWSSIERVLSNENISREIFKDFFIPPVANNIDNNTNNANKKDFKQGNNNTETVDINSISTINDNATTATANFKQKDNKDDNNDEVSTSSATTTTTTTTTTNDNIHTNYNKQPGTNRKFPESTNYDLNNALPPAFNVISKLRSQFYIFNSISNFGFSESFMRILQVSDVMQYLKSLMLYQRVNHLDSPIEAMAQLVAGLKQQQQVMQQRMAQQQRPPPPPPQQQQQQQQQQQQQQQQQQQQQQQQQQQQQQQQQQQQQQQQQQQQQQQQQQQQQQQQQQQQQQQHHHHHQQQQQHQQHHHQHQHQQQQYQQHQQQQSHHHQQPPQHHQQQQQYQQHQQQQNQQYLHQQPFLPTSVASSSPSSSFFSSANTEQNAKKQAQPAGKDQLQYNTNNINNNTKNTMRISGNAPQQPSNPSGLAKNQYIPSTGPPPPLNQHYPILQQSGSPPPPPPSQNQHYHVLQQSGLPPPPSQYVDSSHIINNNTIATNGNKRTTNNNSNNSTNINMQMNMGQPQFSTPNMGMMNSSGNNNSNDNINSFVKNKSNSNKSQNDKIVNDSNKINNTNINANITPSVNNKLKKQHDLLLQQQGQQQHDLLLQQQGQQQQHLLLQQQGQQQKQSKRRRQSDLSPRSQNVNVPTANSNHISNINLNVTNNELNNNFDMDNYDNNNEDFGGVKKPKR, encoded by the coding sequence ATGTATACAACAACAGTTAACAATGGTAATAAAAGAGTAATTAATCCAGTGGAAATGAATTCAAAGAACTCTTCAAACTCGGGGTCACCtatgtataataataactttaatggtaataatagtaatgcTAACCCATCTGCTTTTGCAAACGGTATTCATTTGACAACTTCGAACGATCCATCTCATATAGTAATgaatcaacaacaacaaccacaACCACATCAGCCATTACAGCCTCCACTACAACAGCCACTACCACAACAACCACTACCACAACAACCACTACCACAACAACCACTACCACACCAACCACTACCACAACAACCATCACAACAACCATCACGACAACAGCCACAACAGCCACGACAACAGCCACCACAACAGCCACCACAACAACCACCACGGCAACAGCCACCACAACAACCACCACGACAACAGTTACCACAACAACCATCACAACAACCACCACAACAACCATCACAACAACCACCACAACAACCACCACAACAACCACCACAACAACCACCACAATCCCAACAGAAGAGAAACCACACTACCAATGATActcacaacaacaaaatctCTGTTCCACCTTATCCAATGAGAAAATATCTGGCAAATATGGCTGTATTGAGAGTTCatgaaataattaatatgtttttattggttGGTGAAATACCTCACAGATATAGTATACAACATTGGAATAAATTTGTTTCCGAAAGCTTTACACCTCACGGTATAGTTAAGTATTCTATGAAAAACAACGGATTGGATATTAGAAAATTTGAACTAACTGTTCCattatttccaaaatttttgCATGACTGGTTTAACTCAGGAATTGTACGTTTTGAAATAGTTCCTCAACAATTACGATCTCAGGTTTTAAGTAATGGTACCgttttttttgaatgtCCTTGCTGTACCTTCACTAGATATTACGTGGATGGCAGTTATGTTACTAGGTTTTACCAATTAAAGGGCATTTTTGATCCTTGGTTGAAAATTGAATGGCTAGATTTTTATGCCCATAGTTTTGTACCTGGTATCGAATGGAGTAGTATAGAAAGAGTTTTGAgcaatgaaaatataagcagagaaatttttaaagattttttcATACCACCCGTTGCGAATAATATTGACAACAATACCAACAATGCAAATAAGaaagattttaaacaaggcaataataacactgAAACTGTTGATATTAACAGTATTTCTACCATCAACGATAATGCTACCACTGCAACTGCTAACttcaaacaaaaagataataaagatgataACAATGACGAAGTCAGCACCAGTAGTGCAACAACGACCACGACCACGaccactactactaatgataatatacataccaattataataaacagCCGGGAACCAATAGAAAATTTCCCGAAAGTACCAACTACGACCTGAACAACGCACTGCCTCCTGCGTTTAACGTTATTTCTAAATTACGTTCTcagttttatatatttaatagtaTTAGTAATTTTGGATTTAGTGAAAGTTTTATGAGAATATTGCAAGTGAGTGATGTTATgcaatatttaaaaagtttaatgCTATACCAACGTGTAAATCATTTAGACAGCCCAATTGAAGCAATGGCTCAATTAGTTGCAGGactaaaacaacaacaacaggtTATGCAGCAAAGAATGgcacaacaacaacgaccaccaccaccaccaccacaacaacaacagcagcaacagcagcaacagcagcaacagcagcaacaacaacaacaacaacaacaacaacaacaacagcaacagcaacagcaacagcaacaacaacagcaacaacaacaacaacaacaacaacaacaacaacaacaacaacaacagcaacaacaacaacagcaacaacaacaacaacagcaccaccaccaccaccaacaacaacagcaacaccAACAGCACCACCACCAACACcaacaccaacaacaacaataccaacagcaccaacaacaacaaagtcatcatcatcagcAGCCTCCACAACAccaccaacaacaacaacaataccaacagcaccaacaacaacaaaaccAACAATACCTACATCAGCAACCATTTTTACCAACATCTGTTGCTTCTTCTTCaccatcatcttcatttttttcttcagcGAATACAGAACAGAATGCGAAAAAGCAAGCACAGCCAGCAGGAAAGGACCAATTACAgtataatactaataatattaataataatactaaaaacACTATGCGTATTAGTGGCAATGCACCCCAACAGCCATCAAATCCTTCTGGGCTTGCAAAAAATCAATACATACCTTCTACCGGACCACCTCCGCCTCTAAACCAGCATTACCCCATACTACAACAATCTGGATCACCTCCACCTCCACCTCCATCCCAAAATCAGCATTATCATGTATTGCAACAATCTGGACTACCTCCGCCACCTTCACAATATGTTGATTCTTCTCAcataattaataacaatactattGCTActaatggtaataaaaggactaccaacaacaattctaataattctaCAAACATAAATATGCAAATGAATATGGGTCAACCGCAATTTTCTACGCCAAACATGGGAATGATGAATAGCAgcggtaataataatagcaacgATAATATCAATAGCTTTGTTAAGAATAAgagtaatagtaataaaagtCAGAACGATAAAATCGTCAATGATAGCAATAagataaataatactaatattaaCGCTAACATCACTCCtagtgttaataataaattgaagaaaCAACATGACCTTTTACTTCAACAACAAggacaacaacaacatgaCCTTTTACTTCAGCAACAAggacaacaacaacagcacCTTTTACTTCAGCAACAAggacaacaacaaaaacagtctaaaagaagaagacaAAGTGATTTAAGTCCTAGAAGTCAAAATGTTAATGTTCCTACTGCTAACTCCAATCATATTAGTAATATAAATCTTAATGTTACTAATAATGAGcttaataacaattttgACATGGATAActatgataataacaatgaggACTTTGGTGGAGTTAAGAAACCAAAACGctga